The genomic region CCGAATTCTTTGCCGTAATAGCCTTCGAGTTTTCGTATGAACTGTGCGGTTGTCATCAGCTGTCCTCCGGTAACAATTCAAATGGGATGTAATCATCCCCCCTGTCTGGGGGCGTTATGGTTACGTTCTCTGGGAAACGTTCGAGGCTCAGATTGAGCCTACTACGAGGCTCAGATTGAGCCGACAAGCGTTCAGATTGAGCCGACAAAGGTTTTTCTTGTAGGTTCAGATTGAGCCGACTACGAGACGGAGGAACGACCAGATATCGGTTGACTGTGCGTCCTTGGCCGTGCTCGATTCGTATCAGTTGGTGCTTTTCAAGCTCCGGTAAAGCGCGAACTACGGTCGCCCTCCCGATGCCGCCGGTCCTGGCGATCGTATCAATCCCGGGGTACGCGTAGCCGTCCGCGTCCACGAAACTGACAAGCGCCAGGTAGGTTATGATCTCCCGTTGCTTCAGCTGGTGGGTAGAGAGTGATTTCATCATCTCGGCAAACCCCTTCCGGTTTAACCAGTCCCAGGACATGAGCGCCTCATTTCGGCGCTACGGTATTCCGGGAAATGAATTCCTCAATCTGGCTCTCCCGGATCATGGACCGGCCGCCGATCTTGACGTATTCGATCTTCCCCCGGGATACCCACACGTACAACGTGGCCGGCTTGATCCGGAGTTGCTCTGCAGCCTCCGGTATGGTCAACAAACGGTCAGACATGGCGTTCCCCTCCCAGGGTTCAATTACTCAGAATCCGAGTTACGTAGTTGCCGTTCGATTTCGTCTTGAAGGTCCAGAAAGCGATTCTTCGCGGTTTCGTCGAAGGCATCAGGAAGGCCATGCTCCCCGGCTTCGTGAAGTGCAAGAACCTTGTCGTAGTACCGTATCGTAGTTACTGCTTGTCTCGGGTTCTCGATCAGATCAAGTCGAAGACTATTGATTCCGGTCATGAGCATGTACCTCATGATCTTCTGTGAGCTCTCGCCGGTTAGCTTGGCGAAACGATCGATCTCGTCTTTCATTGCCTTGGTCATCCGAAGATTTACTTGCGTCAAAAATGTTTTCTGTTCACCCATCAGGTTCCTCCCGGGAATAATATAAAGAGGATATATCATGAGTCTATATAGGCTGTCAATACCTATGCTGATATTTATATCCTGGACTAACAACTTCTCAGATCCGGTCTCAGACCGGCGGGGGCGGGAAGGGGGTAATTCCTTGTGTGCAATAAAAAAGGGACCCTGGTGGGTCCCTGGGTCACCGGCTTTCTGAGCCGGTGATTATACAATTCTTTTATATATCTCTACTTTTGCCACCGTCATAATTATTTCCACCCCCCCGGAGTTTCAACCGGTGCCGGGAAACTGTAGAATGTTATCCGGCGGGTCCTCGTCGGACAATTGTCGCCTTTCCCATTCTTCCTCATCTTTCAGCCTTCGGTATGCAGGGTGAGATTTCGTAATTCGGCGCATCACGCCGATTGGATAATCACTGAATTCATCGATGCACGTTTCTATAAGCCAGCGGATAACCCTGTTCCGTTCGTGGTTGAATTCCGCCTCGGTGAACGATCGAGGGCATAGGCCTTTTTGCTTACTATCGATATTGTCTGCTTTAATGCCGCGATGAATGAGGTTTTCAAACTCTTCCAGATCGTCTTTGCTCATCGAAATATGAATGGTTTTGGTCTTTTCGTGTTTCATGCCGCCCCCCCCTTTATCAGCTGCAGTCCCCGCTGTAGATCCGTGATGCCCCGGAGTGTCTCCGGGTCCGCGTGGTAATAGTTCGCCGTCATTGCCGTGGTAGCGTGTCCGAGAATGAGCCTGATCGTCTCCGGGTCCATTCCAGCCGCCACCGCCTGGGTATTGAACCAATGCCGCCAGGAGTGAAACGTAACCCGCCGGCGC from Alkalispirochaeta americana harbors:
- a CDS encoding helix-turn-helix domain-containing protein gives rise to the protein MSDRLLTIPEAAEQLRIKPATLYVWVSRGKIEYVKIGGRSMIRESQIEEFISRNTVAPK
- a CDS encoding helix-turn-helix domain-containing protein, producing the protein MSWDWLNRKGFAEMMKSLSTHQLKQREIITYLALVSFVDADGYAYPGIDTIARTGGIGRATVVRALPELEKHQLIRIEHGQGRTVNRYLVVPPSRSRLNLNLQEKPLSAQSERLSAQSEPRSRLNLSLERFPENVTITPPDRGDDYIPFELLPEDS